The following are from one region of the Jeongeupia sp. USM3 genome:
- a CDS encoding sulfite oxidase heme-binding subunit YedZ produces the protein MIRHLKIAVFLICLLPLARLVWLTPGAVNPVEFVTRSTGTWALVGLLLTLAVSPLRQLTGRNELIRFRRMLGLFAFFYACLHFTTWFALDHFFDVAAMWRDIYKRPFITVGFTAFVLLIPLAVTSNDAMVRRLRRNWGRLHKLVYPIAILAVVHFWWLVKRDITEPATYGLVLALLLLWRLDRWQKRRNASGPQSKHGRATASSPP, from the coding sequence ATGATCCGACACCTGAAAATCGCCGTTTTCCTGATCTGCCTGCTGCCGCTGGCGCGGCTGGTCTGGCTGACGCCCGGCGCGGTGAACCCGGTCGAGTTCGTCACCCGCTCGACCGGCACCTGGGCGCTGGTCGGCCTGCTGCTCACGCTGGCGGTGTCGCCGCTGCGCCAGCTCACCGGCCGCAACGAGCTGATCCGCTTCCGCCGGATGCTCGGGCTGTTCGCGTTCTTTTACGCCTGCCTGCACTTCACGACCTGGTTTGCGCTCGACCACTTTTTCGATGTCGCGGCGATGTGGCGGGATATCTACAAGCGGCCGTTCATCACCGTCGGCTTTACCGCCTTCGTGCTGCTGATCCCGCTGGCGGTGACGTCGAACGACGCGATGGTGCGCCGGCTCAGGCGCAACTGGGGCCGCCTGCACAAGCTCGTCTACCCGATCGCGATTCTCGCCGTCGTGCACTTCTGGTGGCTGGTGAAGCGCGACATCACCGAGCCGGCGACCTATGGCCTTGTTTTGGCGCTGCTTTTGCTGTGGCGGCTTGATCGTTGGCAAAAACGCCGCAATGCATCCGGTCCACAATCGAAGCATGGACGTGCGACTGCCTCATCCCCCCCCTGA
- the proB gene encoding glutamate 5-kinase has protein sequence MTIVQSAHRLVIKVGSSLVTNEGRGLDHQALARWAEEIAELAKQGKEVVLVSSGAVAEGVARLGWSEKPTAVHEKQAAAAVGQMGLAQGYESAFRQHGLKTAQVLLTHDDMADRTRYLNARSTLLTLLSFGVIPIINENDTVVTAEIKFGDNDTLGALVTNLIEGDALIILTDQQGLYTADPRSNPDAQFVNQAIAGTPELEAMAGGAGSSVGTGGMYTKIVAAKRAARSGAATVIASGREPQVLTRLAAGEAIGTLLISQTTPLAAKKQWIVDHLQIHGRVHVDEGARRAMLDKGSSLLPIGVTRIDGDFPRGEIVRVVGPDGLEFARGIANYPSKDAKRILRQPTGQIEATLGYIDEPELVHRDNLVLL, from the coding sequence ATGACCATCGTCCAGTCCGCCCACCGCCTCGTCATCAAGGTCGGCTCCAGCCTCGTCACCAACGAAGGCCGCGGGCTCGACCACCAAGCGCTGGCGCGCTGGGCCGAGGAAATCGCCGAGCTTGCCAAGCAGGGCAAGGAAGTCGTGCTGGTCTCGAGCGGCGCCGTCGCCGAAGGTGTCGCCCGGCTGGGCTGGAGCGAAAAGCCGACCGCCGTCCACGAAAAGCAGGCCGCCGCCGCCGTCGGCCAGATGGGGCTGGCGCAGGGCTACGAGAGCGCGTTCCGCCAGCACGGACTGAAAACCGCCCAGGTGCTGCTGACGCACGACGACATGGCCGACCGCACCCGCTACCTGAACGCACGCTCGACACTGCTCACCCTGCTGTCGTTCGGCGTGATCCCGATCATCAACGAGAACGACACCGTCGTTACCGCCGAGATCAAGTTCGGCGACAACGACACGCTCGGCGCGCTGGTCACCAACCTGATCGAAGGCGACGCGCTGATCATCCTCACCGACCAGCAGGGGCTGTACACCGCCGACCCGCGCAGCAACCCGGATGCGCAGTTCGTCAACCAGGCGATTGCCGGCACGCCCGAGCTCGAAGCGATGGCCGGCGGCGCCGGTTCGTCGGTGGGGACCGGCGGCATGTATACCAAGATCGTCGCAGCCAAGCGCGCCGCCCGCAGCGGTGCCGCCACGGTGATCGCCAGCGGCCGCGAGCCGCAGGTGCTGACCCGGCTCGCCGCCGGCGAAGCCATCGGCACGCTGCTGATCTCGCAGACCACGCCGCTGGCGGCCAAGAAGCAGTGGATCGTCGACCACCTGCAGATCCACGGCCGCGTGCATGTGGACGAAGGCGCGCGCCGCGCCATGCTCGACAAGGGCTCCAGCCTGCTGCCAATCGGCGTCACCCGCATCGACGGCGACTTCCCGCGCGGTGAAATCGTCCGTGTCGTCGGCCCGGACGGCCTCGAATTCGCCCGTGGCATCGCCAACTACCCGAGCAAGGACGCCAAACGCATCCTGCGCCAGCCGACCGGCCAGATCGAGGCCACGCTGGGCTATATCGACGAACCGGAGCTGGTGCACCGGGACAATCTGGTGCTGCTGTAA